Proteins from a genomic interval of Nostoc sp. TCL240-02:
- a CDS encoding iron uptake porin yields the protein MSHLLWKTLVLSPVVLGVTVLVSARAIATEVAGSSENIKAKTAQTEAPISSDASRFIQTEQPKVNQLLVAQKTDDNQVLEEVNRYSTEGKNQNSLSQVTSVSQFSDVQPTDWAFQALQSLVERYGCIAGYPNSTYRGNRALTRYEFAAGLNACLDRVNELIATATADLVTKQDLATLQRLQEEFSAELATLRGRVDAVEARTAELEANQFSTTTKLVGEAIFGVTDIFGGNTGDVNNTVFQDRVRLDLQTSFTGKDVLHTRLAAGNALAFNQVDNAGVPINTAEGTQTFQIGSTGSNSVSIDWLAYYVPIGPVQAYFAATGGIHSDYAATNNPYFEDYDGGNGALSTFASESPIYRIGGGAGAALTIPFGSGGSFFKPSSLTIGYLASNANNPGLNQGLLEGNYAALGQLNFSVGDRLAIAATYVHGYSGAGGGNLFDLGGGLGSANRVVGTNQANTLSTLNASSSNSYGIEAAFRPSEKLSISGFVSYHDVTGFGANDDYEAWSYGLGVALPDFGKKGNVLGIFAGAEPYAFNRPGFAGNDIPYHFEGFYKYRVSDNISITPGVIWLTSPGQSSANDDAIIGTLRTTFTF from the coding sequence ATGTCTCATCTATTGTGGAAAACTCTGGTACTAAGTCCAGTAGTTTTGGGAGTGACGGTGTTGGTTTCCGCTAGGGCTATAGCTACTGAAGTAGCAGGCTCCTCTGAAAATATAAAGGCAAAAACTGCTCAGACAGAAGCACCAATATCTTCTGATGCTTCAAGATTTATTCAAACAGAGCAACCAAAAGTTAATCAGCTATTGGTTGCCCAAAAGACTGATGATAATCAGGTTTTAGAAGAGGTTAACCGCTACAGCACTGAGGGTAAGAACCAAAATTCACTGTCTCAAGTCACATCAGTTTCTCAGTTTTCTGATGTACAGCCCACTGACTGGGCGTTCCAAGCTTTACAATCCCTGGTTGAACGCTACGGTTGTATTGCTGGATACCCAAATTCTACCTATCGTGGCAATCGGGCACTGACTCGTTATGAATTTGCCGCAGGTTTGAATGCTTGTTTAGATCGGGTTAATGAACTGATTGCAACAGCGACTGCTGACTTGGTAACAAAACAAGATTTGGCTACCCTCCAGCGTTTGCAAGAAGAATTCTCGGCAGAACTAGCAACTTTGCGTGGTCGAGTTGATGCTGTAGAAGCACGGACTGCTGAACTAGAAGCAAATCAGTTTTCTACCACCACAAAATTGGTGGGTGAAGCTATTTTTGGCGTTACTGATATTTTTGGCGGTAACACTGGCGATGTTAATAATACTGTTTTCCAAGATAGGGTACGTTTAGACCTGCAAACCAGCTTCACTGGTAAAGACGTTTTACACACCCGTCTTGCAGCCGGTAATGCACTAGCCTTTAATCAAGTGGATAATGCTGGTGTTCCGATCAATACTGCTGAAGGCACGCAAACTTTTCAAATCGGCAGCACTGGTAGCAATTCTGTCAGTATAGATTGGTTGGCGTATTACGTACCTATAGGCCCAGTTCAAGCTTACTTTGCGGCCACCGGAGGTATTCATAGCGATTATGCTGCCACTAATAACCCTTACTTTGAGGACTATGATGGCGGTAATGGTGCTTTGTCTACCTTTGCTTCTGAAAGTCCCATCTATCGAATAGGTGGTGGTGCTGGTGCTGCATTGACCATACCCTTTGGTAGTGGGGGCAGTTTTTTCAAACCAAGTTCGCTGACTATAGGCTACTTGGCATCAAATGCTAATAATCCTGGACTAAACCAAGGTTTATTGGAGGGGAACTATGCGGCTCTTGGACAGTTGAACTTTAGTGTTGGCGATCGCTTGGCGATCGCTGCTACCTATGTTCACGGTTATAGCGGTGCTGGAGGCGGGAATTTATTCGATCTAGGTGGTGGTTTGGGCAGTGCTAACCGCGTTGTAGGTACTAATCAAGCTAATACCCTAAGTACTCTAAACGCATCTTCGAGTAACTCTTACGGTATAGAAGCTGCCTTCAGACCCAGCGAAAAACTATCAATTAGTGGCTTCGTTTCTTACCACGATGTCACAGGCTTTGGTGCTAATGATGATTATGAAGCTTGGAGCTACGGTCTTGGGGTAGCCTTACCTGACTTCGGTAAAAAAGGTAACGTTTTAGGTATTTTTGCTGGTGCAGAACCTTATGCGTTTAACCGACCAGGTTTTGCTGGTAATGATATCCCTTATCACTTTGAAGGCTTCTACAAGTATCGCGTGTCAGATAACATCTCAATTACCCCTGGTGTCATCTGGTTGACCTCTCCTGGTCAAAGCAGCGCTAACGACGATGCAATTATCGGTACTCTGAGAACAACTTTCACCTTTTAA
- the aroF gene encoding 3-deoxy-7-phosphoheptulonate synthase yields the protein MIIVMKTGSPEAEINRIDEELTSWGLTPEKIVGQHKVVIGLVGETASLDPLQIQELSPWIEQVLRVEQPYKRASRQYRHGEASEVVVNTPNGAVVFGEHQPLVVVAGPCSVENEEMIVETARRVKTAGAKFLRGGAYKPRTSPYAFQGHGESALDLLARAREVSGLGIITEVMDAADLDKIVEVADVIQVGARNMQNFSLLKKVGAQPKPVLLKRGMAATIEDWLMAAEYVLASGNPNVILCERGIRTFDRQYTRNTLDLSVVPVLRKLTHLPIMIDPSHGVGWSEFVPSMAMAAIAAGTDSLMIEVHPNPAKALSDGPQSVTPDRFDKLMQELAVIGKAVGRWQQPAVALA from the coding sequence ATGATTATAGTAATGAAAACTGGTTCCCCAGAAGCGGAAATAAACCGCATTGATGAAGAATTAACTAGCTGGGGGCTAACTCCAGAAAAAATTGTTGGTCAACATAAAGTAGTTATTGGTCTTGTAGGTGAAACTGCCAGTTTAGATCCATTACAAATTCAGGAACTTAGCCCCTGGATTGAGCAGGTGTTACGGGTAGAGCAGCCTTACAAACGAGCCAGTCGCCAATACCGTCACGGTGAGGCTTCGGAAGTAGTAGTTAATACTCCTAATGGAGCAGTGGTATTTGGTGAACATCAGCCTTTGGTAGTCGTTGCCGGCCCCTGCTCAGTAGAAAATGAAGAAATGATTGTAGAGACAGCACGGCGCGTCAAGACTGCTGGAGCAAAATTTTTGCGCGGAGGGGCATATAAACCTCGAACTTCACCTTACGCCTTCCAAGGACACGGCGAGAGTGCTTTGGATTTATTAGCAAGGGCGCGGGAAGTCAGTGGACTAGGTATTATTACAGAAGTGATGGATGCGGCTGACCTGGATAAAATTGTCGAAGTTGCTGACGTGATTCAGGTAGGAGCAAGAAATATGCAGAATTTCTCCTTGCTCAAAAAAGTGGGAGCGCAGCCGAAACCAGTTCTCTTGAAGCGTGGAATGGCGGCTACTATTGAAGATTGGTTGATGGCAGCCGAGTATGTTTTGGCATCTGGAAATCCCAATGTAATTTTGTGTGAAAGGGGAATACGCACCTTTGACCGCCAATATACGCGAAATACGCTGGATTTATCGGTAGTACCAGTGTTGCGGAAACTGACTCACCTGCCAATTATGATTGACCCCAGCCACGGCGTAGGTTGGTCTGAGTTTGTGCCTTCAATGGCAATGGCTGCGATCGCAGCTGGCACAGATTCTCTGATGATAGAGGTTCATCCCAACCCTGCCAAAGCTTTATCCGACGGGCCTCAATCTGTGACACCAGACCGTTTTGATAAATTAATGCAAGAATTAGCAGTCATTGGTAAGGCGGTAGGACGCTGGCAGCAACCAGCAGTAGCTCTAGCTTAA
- the kdpC gene encoding K(+)-transporting ATPase subunit C has product MSFAREASRAVRSTLVLWVIGAIIYPFAMIAIGQIAFPFQANGSLLKNNNGQVVGSALIGQPFTSDRYFNSRPSTTSYSTADPKKDDAGVLKTGVSGASNLAPSNPALLERIKGKDDPDPSKKIEGDLTRLKTAGVQPTGDLVYTSGSSLDPHITPEAAIAQIARVAKARGFQPNQLETLIAQNTDGRFLGIFGEPGVNVLKLNLALDQIKK; this is encoded by the coding sequence ATGAGTTTTGCACGTGAAGCTAGTAGAGCAGTTCGTTCTACCCTGGTACTGTGGGTTATTGGAGCGATTATTTATCCTTTTGCGATGATTGCTATTGGGCAGATTGCGTTTCCATTTCAGGCAAATGGAAGTCTGCTGAAAAATAACAACGGTCAAGTTGTGGGTTCTGCTTTGATTGGTCAACCTTTCACTAGCGATCGCTATTTTAACAGTCGTCCCAGTACCACGAGTTACAGCACAGCCGACCCCAAAAAAGATGATGCGGGAGTTTTGAAAACTGGAGTTTCTGGCGCTAGTAACTTGGCTCCCAGTAATCCTGCATTGCTGGAACGCATCAAAGGTAAAGATGACCCAGACCCCAGCAAAAAAATTGAAGGCGATTTGACTCGTCTGAAAACAGCAGGTGTACAGCCGACTGGCGATTTAGTCTACACTTCTGGTTCCAGCCTTGACCCTCATATTACTCCCGAAGCTGCGATCGCGCAAATTGCACGAGTAGCCAAAGCACGAGGATTTCAGCCGAACCAATTAGAAACTTTGATTGCCCAAAACACCGATGGTCGCTTTCTCGGCATCTTTGGTGAGCCTGGAGTTAATGTGTTGAAGCTGAATTTAGCTTTAGATCAAATTAAGAAATAA
- a CDS encoding HhoA/HhoB/HtrA family serine endopeptidase: protein MQNQSRDGEHPSNSILSNTTDTKYRNQAPWKKAAASLSLVLLGSGMTLAGGYMAGHSQQVSESASNLGVSRVNAAPPLSAATDPNFVIQVVQKVGPAVVRIDSSRTVKSQVPEEFNDPFFQRFFGSQMPEQQNRVERGTGSGFIISADGRILTNAHVVDGADTVTVTLKDGRSFKGKVLGKDELTDVAVIKIQADNLPLVALGNSDQLQPGEWAIAIGNPLGLDNTVTTGIISATGRSSNLIGAADKRVEYIQTDAAINPGNSGGPLLNSRGEVIAMNTAIIQGAQGLGFAIPINTAQRISSQIIATGKVEHPYLGIQMVGLTPQLKQNINSDPNSGLSVNEDKGVLVVKVVPNSPAAKAGIRAGDVIQKLGGQAVTDANSVQKVVENSQIGGDLRLELRRNGQNLNVAVQPGAFPTPPVQ from the coding sequence ATGCAAAACCAATCTCGTGATGGAGAACACCCATCAAATAGCATTTTATCCAACACAACTGACACCAAATACCGTAATCAAGCACCCTGGAAAAAGGCTGCCGCCTCTCTATCGCTGGTGCTGCTGGGATCAGGTATGACATTGGCAGGTGGCTACATGGCTGGACATTCTCAGCAGGTGTCTGAGAGTGCATCTAATTTGGGAGTGAGTCGAGTAAATGCCGCTCCTCCATTATCAGCTGCCACAGATCCTAACTTTGTTATCCAAGTGGTGCAAAAGGTCGGGCCGGCTGTAGTAAGAATTGATTCTTCCCGAACCGTAAAAAGCCAGGTACCAGAAGAATTTAACGATCCATTTTTCCAACGTTTCTTTGGCTCTCAAATGCCAGAACAACAGAATCGGGTAGAACGAGGTACTGGTTCAGGCTTTATTATTAGTGCTGATGGTCGTATTCTCACTAACGCCCACGTAGTTGATGGTGCTGATACAGTAACAGTAACGCTCAAGGATGGGCGTAGTTTTAAAGGAAAAGTGTTAGGAAAAGACGAGTTGACCGATGTTGCTGTGATCAAAATTCAGGCGGACAATCTACCGTTAGTAGCATTGGGTAACTCAGATCAACTGCAACCGGGAGAATGGGCGATCGCGATCGGCAACCCCCTTGGACTAGATAATACAGTAACTACCGGAATCATCAGTGCTACCGGACGTAGCAGCAATCTAATCGGCGCTGCCGATAAGCGAGTAGAGTATATTCAAACTGATGCAGCCATTAATCCCGGTAATTCCGGTGGCCCCCTGCTAAATTCCCGTGGCGAGGTGATTGCCATGAATACAGCCATTATCCAAGGGGCACAAGGATTAGGCTTTGCTATTCCCATCAACACAGCACAACGCATTTCCAGTCAAATAATAGCTACAGGCAAAGTAGAACATCCTTATCTGGGAATTCAAATGGTGGGGTTAACACCTCAGCTAAAACAAAATATCAACTCAGATCCCAATAGCGGTTTGAGTGTGAATGAAGATAAAGGTGTATTAGTTGTAAAAGTTGTGCCAAATTCACCAGCTGCTAAAGCAGGGATACGTGCTGGTGATGTTATCCAAAAGCTTGGCGGGCAAGCAGTCACAGATGCCAACAGTGTCCAAAAAGTAGTAGAAAATAGCCAAATCGGGGGTGATTTGCGCTTAGAATTACGTCGCAATGGACAGAATCTTAACGTAGCCGTGCAACCTGGTGCTTTTCCCACCCCACCAGTACAATAA
- a CDS encoding PAM68 family protein: MSAEESERSRLPFEPNKKRQKPAKTQSKPAAQPQESGKQADKKLTYTKQEMAIPQVVSQRMIRRVAGFCGVPTALGISVLVVSYLLAIYSDIQLPPIAVLLVNMGLFGLGVLGITYGVLSASWDEERVGSLLGLGEFNTNWGRMVAVWRETRQKNS; this comes from the coding sequence ATGTCTGCTGAAGAATCTGAACGCAGTCGCTTGCCCTTTGAACCAAACAAAAAGCGCCAAAAACCCGCAAAAACTCAAAGTAAACCAGCAGCACAGCCACAAGAATCTGGCAAACAGGCTGACAAAAAACTGACTTACACCAAACAAGAGATGGCTATTCCTCAAGTAGTCAGCCAGAGGATGATCCGACGGGTAGCTGGTTTCTGTGGCGTACCAACAGCTTTGGGCATTAGCGTCCTGGTTGTTAGCTATCTGCTTGCTATCTACTCCGACATCCAACTACCTCCCATCGCCGTGTTATTGGTGAACATGGGACTATTTGGTTTGGGGGTCTTAGGCATAACTTATGGCGTTCTCTCTGCCTCTTGGGATGAAGAAAGAGTCGGAAGTTTGCTAGGTTTGGGTGAGTTCAACACCAATTGGGGACGAATGGTGGCAGTTTGGCGCGAAACTCGGCAAAAAAACTCATAA
- a CDS encoding phycoerythrobilin:ferredoxin oxidoreductase, which translates to MNLERSEVTLYQPFLDYAIAYMRSRLDLQPYPIPTGFEFKSAVVGKGKNQEEVVTTSYAFQTAKLRQIRAAHVQGGNSLQVLNFVIFPRLNYDLPFFGADLVTLPGGHLIALDMQPLFRDDSAYQAKYTEPILPIFHEHQQHLSWGGDFPEEAQPFFSPAFLWTRPQETAVVETQVFAAFKDYLKAYLDFVEQAEAVTDSQNLEAIEQAQLRYLRYRAEKDPARGMFKRFYGAEWTEEYIHGFLFDLERKLTVVK; encoded by the coding sequence ATGAATTTGGAGCGAAGCGAAGTGACACTATATCAGCCATTTCTCGATTATGCGATCGCCTACATGCGATCGCGCTTGGATTTACAACCCTATCCTATCCCCACTGGGTTTGAGTTCAAAAGTGCTGTTGTGGGCAAGGGCAAAAATCAGGAAGAGGTTGTCACCACTAGTTACGCCTTTCAAACTGCAAAATTACGGCAAATTCGTGCTGCTCATGTCCAGGGTGGTAATTCGCTGCAAGTGCTGAATTTTGTGATTTTCCCCCGCCTCAACTACGATTTACCCTTTTTTGGGGCGGATTTGGTGACATTGCCAGGAGGACACCTAATTGCTTTGGATATGCAGCCCTTATTTCGGGATGATTCAGCATATCAGGCAAAATATACAGAACCAATTCTGCCCATTTTTCACGAACATCAACAGCATCTATCTTGGGGTGGAGATTTCCCAGAAGAAGCACAGCCCTTTTTCTCTCCCGCTTTTCTATGGACTCGTCCCCAAGAAACGGCTGTAGTAGAAACTCAGGTGTTTGCCGCTTTTAAAGACTATTTGAAAGCTTATCTGGATTTCGTGGAGCAAGCGGAAGCTGTAACAGATTCCCAAAATTTAGAAGCCATTGAGCAAGCCCAACTGCGATATCTACGATATCGGGCTGAAAAAGACCCAGCACGAGGGATGTTTAAACGCTTCTATGGTGCTGAATGGACTGAAGAATATATCCACGGCTTTTTATTCGACCTAGAGAGAAAATTAACAGTCGTCAAGTAG
- a CDS encoding 15,16-dihydrobiliverdin:ferredoxin oxidoreductase, with protein MYKPFLEFLEKELFQRFDLQSRVIPPGLEFKVSDRGRNPATIRSWCYQSQELRKIRYTYIDAGESAQIFNSVIYPSHNYDLPLLGIDFLSFGKVKNLIVLDFQPLFQDEDYQNKYIAPLKYLHNKYPDLAQNLEMKFYDANQYFSKYLLFAKTDAETVSTRVFEAFQDYLNLYWQMLADAQALHDPEDIQRIVKAQKDYDQYSADRDPASGLFSSYFGHEWAERFLHEFLFEDAVPLAVSASKR; from the coding sequence ATGTATAAACCTTTCCTGGAATTTTTAGAAAAAGAGCTATTTCAGCGCTTTGATTTACAAAGTAGGGTCATTCCCCCTGGTTTGGAATTCAAAGTTAGCGATCGCGGCAGAAACCCTGCAACTATTCGCAGTTGGTGTTACCAATCTCAAGAGTTGCGGAAAATTCGCTATACCTATATTGATGCCGGGGAAAGCGCCCAAATTTTTAACAGCGTGATTTATCCTAGTCATAACTACGATTTACCTCTGTTAGGGATTGATTTTTTATCCTTTGGCAAAGTCAAAAATCTAATTGTGCTTGACTTTCAGCCTTTGTTTCAGGATGAAGATTATCAAAACAAATATATAGCTCCGCTAAAATATCTCCATAATAAATACCCGGATTTGGCGCAAAACTTGGAAATGAAGTTTTACGATGCCAATCAGTATTTTTCTAAGTACCTCTTGTTTGCCAAAACAGACGCTGAAACTGTTTCAACGCGAGTCTTTGAAGCTTTCCAAGATTATTTAAACTTGTATTGGCAAATGCTAGCAGATGCCCAAGCGCTTCACGATCCAGAAGATATCCAACGGATTGTCAAAGCCCAAAAAGACTATGACCAATATAGTGCAGACCGAGATCCAGCATCTGGTTTGTTTAGCAGTTACTTCGGTCATGAATGGGCGGAGCGTTTTCTCCATGAGTTCTTATTTGAAGATGCTGTTCCTCTAGCAGTTAGTGCAAGTAAAAGATAA
- a CDS encoding serine protease, which produces MHNRIFTTLFLTLFLANTPQFVVAQNNIEQLFKQGDAAESVGNNSQAETISRKVLQFEPKNGKAYNNLGNALRRQGKLDAALAAHQKALQLNPNDAEAYVGIGNVLNAQGKQEEAIASHKKALQLNPNLATAYNGLGNVLYVENKLDAAVAAYQKAIQLNPNLAIAYNNLGNAFKDQKKLDASVAAYQKAVQLNPNLAIAYNNLGNAFKDQKKLDAAVAVFQKAIQLNPNYAIAYNNLGITLYNQKKLDAAFTAFQKAIQLNPNDAFTYNALGLVLSDQKKLDAAVAAFQKAIQLNPNDANAYNALGFVLSDQKKLDAAVAAFQKAIQLSPNDALPYNGLGLVLSDQSKLDAAVATYQKAIKLDPNYGDAYYNLGNALKDQKKLDAATAAYQKAIQLNPNDAFAYNNLGAILSDQKKLDAAVSAYQKAIQLSPNLASTYNNLGNVLSDQNKLDAAVAAFQKAIQIEPNYADAYYNLGIALYDHKKLNAAVPAFQKAIQLNPNNAKTYYNLGIVLKDQKKLDAAVAAFQKATQLNPNYGTAHNNLGNVLSDQKKLDAAVSAYQKAIQINPNYANAYNGLGVALRQQKKLDAAVAAFQKALTLPEDKSINPASAHTLAHNSLGVAFIQQGKLKEAIEQFDRAEEIDPDYIYASNNNREVRRFWKEQQNKLAKDVEDDRQWLPKNDPTITVKRSVVLITAEFFNSDRQGTEIGTGIVIKREDNRTLILTNRHVIFDGNEQGKNIQVEFFSSPPSNRVRMRRDAKLFKMTSEEQLDLAVLEIIGKLPEDIQPLSISSTAIAPKMPIRIIGHSAQRGEDKSWSMQSGQISYQNQRLEISQAALKPGYSGSPVIDSQNRLLGIVFARKGEDRDLAYPMSEIQKQLLTWSIR; this is translated from the coding sequence ATGCACAACCGTATATTTACTACTTTATTTTTAACTCTATTTCTGGCTAACACACCCCAGTTTGTAGTTGCTCAGAACAATATTGAACAGCTATTTAAACAAGGCGACGCTGCCGAATCAGTCGGTAATAACTCCCAAGCAGAGACAATTTCGCGTAAAGTTTTGCAGTTTGAACCAAAAAATGGCAAAGCTTATAACAATTTGGGGAATGCCTTAAGGCGACAGGGAAAATTAGATGCAGCGTTAGCAGCGCACCAGAAGGCGTTACAACTCAACCCTAATGATGCTGAAGCTTACGTTGGTATAGGGAATGTGCTAAATGCTCAAGGGAAACAAGAGGAGGCGATCGCATCTCACAAGAAAGCTTTGCAACTTAATCCCAACTTGGCTACTGCTTACAACGGTCTGGGAAATGTGCTGTATGTAGAGAATAAATTAGATGCTGCTGTTGCCGCATACCAAAAAGCCATTCAACTTAACCCCAACTTGGCTATTGCTTACAACAATCTCGGTAATGCCTTCAAAGACCAGAAAAAATTAGATGCCTCTGTTGCCGCATACCAAAAAGCAGTTCAACTCAACCCCAACTTGGCTATTGCTTACAACAATCTCGGTAATGCCTTCAAAGACCAGAAAAAATTAGATGCCGCTGTTGCCGTATTCCAAAAAGCAATTCAACTCAACCCCAACTATGCGATTGCTTACAATAATCTCGGCATTACCCTGTATAACCAGAAGAAATTAGATGCCGCATTTACTGCATTCCAAAAAGCAATTCAACTTAACCCTAACGATGCTTTCACTTACAATGCTTTGGGTCTTGTACTAAGTGATCAGAAGAAATTAGATGCCGCAGTTGCCGCATTCCAAAAAGCAATTCAACTTAACCCTAATGATGCTAATGCTTACAATGCTCTAGGTTTTGTACTGAGTGACCAGAAGAAATTAGATGCCGCAGTTGCCGCATTCCAAAAAGCAATTCAACTTAGCCCTAATGATGCTTTACCTTACAATGGTTTAGGTCTTGTACTGAGTGACCAGAGTAAATTAGATGCAGCAGTTGCCACATACCAAAAAGCAATTAAACTTGATCCTAACTATGGTGATGCTTACTACAATCTCGGCAATGCCTTGAAAGATCAGAAGAAATTAGATGCAGCAACTGCTGCATACCAAAAAGCAATTCAATTGAACCCTAACGATGCTTTTGCTTACAACAATCTCGGCGCTATCCTGAGTGACCAGAAGAAATTAGATGCAGCAGTTAGTGCATACCAAAAAGCAATTCAACTCAGCCCCAATTTAGCTAGTACTTACAACAATCTTGGCAATGTCTTGAGTGACCAAAATAAATTAGATGCAGCAGTTGCCGCCTTTCAAAAAGCAATTCAAATTGAGCCCAACTATGCTGATGCTTACTACAATCTCGGCATTGCCCTATATGACCATAAAAAATTAAATGCAGCAGTTCCCGCTTTCCAAAAAGCAATTCAACTCAATCCTAACAATGCTAAAACTTATTACAATCTCGGTATTGTACTGAAAGATCAGAAAAAATTAGATGCAGCAGTCGCCGCCTTCCAAAAAGCAACTCAACTCAACCCCAACTATGGTACTGCTCACAACAATCTCGGCAATGTCTTGAGTGACCAAAAGAAATTAGATGCAGCAGTTAGTGCATACCAAAAGGCAATTCAAATCAACCCCAACTATGCTAATGCTTACAATGGTCTTGGCGTTGCTCTGAGGCAGCAGAAAAAATTAGATGCCGCAGTTGCTGCTTTTCAAAAAGCCCTAACATTGCCAGAAGACAAGTCTATAAACCCAGCCAGTGCTCATACTCTCGCTCATAATAGCTTGGGTGTTGCATTCATACAGCAAGGAAAACTAAAAGAAGCCATTGAACAGTTTGATAGAGCAGAAGAGATTGACCCCGATTATATCTATGCTAGTAACAACAATAGAGAAGTACGGCGGTTTTGGAAAGAGCAACAAAATAAACTCGCTAAAGACGTAGAAGACGATCGCCAATGGTTGCCTAAGAATGACCCAACCATAACCGTTAAGCGTTCTGTGGTACTCATCACTGCGGAGTTTTTTAACAGCGATCGCCAGGGAACAGAGATCGGCACTGGTATAGTAATTAAGCGAGAAGACAACCGGACATTAATCCTCACTAATCGTCATGTAATTTTTGATGGCAATGAACAAGGTAAAAATATTCAAGTAGAATTTTTCAGTTCACCGCCATCCAACCGAGTGCGAATGCGGCGAGATGCCAAGCTATTCAAAATGACCTCTGAGGAACAACTCGATTTAGCTGTTTTGGAAATTATTGGTAAACTACCAGAAGATATCCAGCCTTTATCTATCTCTTCAACTGCGATCGCCCCGAAAATGCCCATTCGGATTATCGGTCATTCTGCTCAAAGAGGTGAAGATAAATCTTGGTCTATGCAATCAGGACAAATCAGCTATCAAAATCAGCGATTAGAAATATCTCAAGCTGCACTCAAACCCGGTTATTCTGGCAGTCCGGTAATTGATTCGCAAAATCGGCTTTTAGGCATCGTCTTTGCAAGAAAAGGCGAAGACCGAGATTTGGCTTATCCTATGTCTGAGATTCAAAAACAACTGCTTACCTGGAGCATTCGTTAA
- the rpsO gene encoding 30S ribosomal protein S15: protein MALTQLRKQEIISNYQVHETDTGSADVQVAMLTERINRLSEHLQANKKDHSSRRGLLKLIGQRKRLLAYISQESREKYQALIARLGIRG from the coding sequence ATGGCACTGACGCAACTGCGGAAACAAGAAATAATTTCCAATTACCAAGTTCACGAAACCGACACTGGTTCGGCTGATGTCCAAGTTGCCATGCTAACTGAGCGCATTAACCGCCTCAGCGAACATCTCCAGGCAAATAAAAAAGACCATTCTTCTCGACGGGGACTGTTGAAGCTAATTGGTCAGCGTAAGCGTCTTCTAGCCTACATATCGCAGGAAAGCCGGGAAAAGTATCAAGCTTTGATCGCTCGCCTCGGTATTCGTGGATAG
- a CDS encoding phosphorylase produces MPQGKILLKSGTLWTSVKERTEHALQCGALLSIPTEFEFIEQDGVRFLVRILSNLNRKKAAKEKQEKQSAVSGQEFNPFLPYEEDLFVADISDTHVCILNKYNVVDRHLLIITRAFEEQESLLTLEDFAAMWACLDDFDGLAFYNSGKSAGASQRHKHLQLVPLPLVPLGPQIPIEPLLRAGQFQDSKATLAKLPFVNAFAPLNPHWMRSPFTAAQATLEVYRSLLGAVGLDARQLGAYNLLATREWMLIVPRSQEHFQSISVNSLGFAGTLLVRNAAEMEILKAQGPMTILKNVAIS; encoded by the coding sequence ATGCCACAGGGAAAAATTTTACTGAAATCTGGCACTTTATGGACAAGTGTGAAAGAACGAACTGAACATGCTTTGCAATGCGGGGCGTTACTGTCGATTCCGACAGAATTTGAATTTATCGAACAGGATGGCGTGCGCTTTTTAGTGCGGATTTTGTCTAATCTGAATCGTAAAAAAGCAGCTAAGGAGAAACAGGAAAAACAATCTGCTGTCTCTGGTCAAGAGTTTAATCCTTTTTTGCCCTACGAAGAAGATTTATTTGTGGCGGATATTTCTGATACTCATGTATGTATTTTAAATAAATATAATGTTGTCGATCGCCATCTGCTAATTATCACACGTGCCTTCGAGGAACAGGAAAGTTTGCTGACTCTGGAAGATTTTGCAGCTATGTGGGCGTGTTTAGATGATTTCGATGGTTTAGCATTTTACAACAGTGGCAAAAGTGCAGGTGCTAGTCAGCGACACAAACACTTACAATTAGTGCCACTACCACTTGTACCTTTAGGGCCGCAGATACCTATTGAACCTCTACTGAGGGCAGGACAATTTCAGGACTCGAAGGCAACTTTAGCAAAGCTTCCTTTTGTAAACGCTTTTGCGCCACTAAATCCTCATTGGATGCGATCGCCATTTACAGCAGCCCAAGCAACACTAGAAGTTTATCGTAGTTTGCTAGGGGCTGTGGGTTTAGATGCAAGGCAATTGGGTGCTTACAATCTGCTAGCAACAAGAGAATGGATGTTGATCGTACCGCGATCGCAGGAGCATTTTCAGTCTATCTCTGTGAATTCATTAGGATTCGCTGGTACTTTACTTGTGCGAAACGCAGCAGAAATGGAAATTCTCAAAGCCCAAGGGCCGATGACTATCCTCAAGAATGTTGCTATATCTTAA